The Limnospira fusiformis SAG 85.79 genomic interval TTGTAGTCGGCTTTCTACACTATTCCAGTCTGCTGTCGGTAATGGGGAACGTACTACTCCCAAAATTGTTTCGGCTTTCACTGGTCCAGGAAACCAGGCGGAGAGATTAATTATAATACCAGTCAGAATGGCTGTGAGTGGGTACTTTCGGGAAGATGCCATGGGCTGTTAAGTAGTTGGTTATTGTATGGAGCGAAAATCCGATCGCAATCGAGATAGGTTGTTTATGCAGTTACACCCCCAGAAACCCTAAGTCAGGGCGATTATCCCCCCTAATGGGGAAGAGCAGAAATCCTGATTCATTCTACAACTAAAGGCGATCGCCATGAATTGATCAATCCACCCATTTGGGAGACTCACCCCGATTGAGTTGTTGGGTTTATTCGTTCCCTGGGTTCAGGGCGTGAGCAAATCTATGTATAGCCGCCACATTAGATATTACCGCCAAAGCTATCAGTAGGGGGAAAATTTGCCCGGTTAATAATCCTACAATAATCAAAACTGTTCGCACAGCCCGGCTACCAATACTAGCGATACTGCTGCGACCTAATGATTCACTTTTGGCGCGGATATAGGGAACCATTGTAGTTCCCAAAAGTGCTATTAATCCCACGACTAAGTTATCCCTAGGGTTATCTAAGATTAGGGCTGATATTATCAAAAAATCCACATAGCGATCTAAGACACTATCCAGTAAGTTTCCCGTATCGGAAGCGATACCCCTACTCCGGGCTAGGTCTCCATCCAAACAGTCTAGTAACCCACTAATTACTATGGCTACAACTGCCCAAAGATAGTAATGTTTTAAGATTAAAAAACCTGCCAACCCGCCGCCAATCAATAAAGAAGTCCAGGTGATGCCGTTGGGGGTTATCCAAGACACATTAATCAAGACTTTGGCGATTTTGAGCGTGAAAAATTGCAGGATTTTGTCTAGGGGAGATTGAGGGGAAACGATGGAATTTTCGGGAAGTTCCGAGGTCTTTTCGTAGACGGTATCTGACATATTTTGATGGTTGATAAATGTTTTGTTATCAGCCAATAAGTATCACATTAGTTGGCAGAAGTCAATCATAATCAGACACTGACTCAGACATGGCTAGGTATTTAAGGATGAAAGACACGCGCCAAATTGGGTAGGACTTCAACTTTAATGGGGGCTGAGGAAATAGGTTCCCCGTCTATGGCTAAAAATTCTCCATCTTGGGGGTCTAGGTGAAAACCTCGCAGCTTATAATATTCGATTCCTGGGATGGCTAGATGCTGTCCTTTATTGCACAATAAAAAAGCCTTAATTAAGTTGAATTTAGAGATACCACGCCGCACTAATAAAACATCTATATTTCCATCTGTGGGGTGAGAGTGAGGTGCGGGATTAAGATTATAAGCCGCCCAGGGAACATTCATCGCCCATAACAGTATATAATCATCCTCAATTATAAGGGGAGATTCACAGTCGGCAGTAATTAGCGATAATTTGCCTCGATAATGACGCAGTTTCCAGATTTCCCATAGTGCATAAATGTCGGTTTTTAAAGAACCCAAAAACCGCAGATTATCCGATTTGATATCGACGGCAGCAATTAATCCCCAGGCTATGGAGAGAATGCTATAATAAAAGCGATCGCTTTCGCCTTCGCTTTGTTGGACTCCCAAGATATCCAGGGGTTGAATATTGCCTCTGGTGATGGCAATGGTAGCATTGATATGATTATAGGTTTCTCCAGCTTCTTGTAGCAGGGTTTTACATAAGCCATTACTGGTACCGGCGGGGATGATTCCCAGAGGTGTTTTAATGGCTTTTTCCCAGTCTTGACGGTTCATTAAGCCGTTAATTACCTCATGAATGCTACCATCTCCCCCCACAACTACTAAGCCATCAATTGAGGATAAATCCATATTTTTGACGCGGTTTTGGAGGTCGCCAGCATGACGGGTGCAGGTGACATTAAAGGCGGTGTTATGGTGTGCTAAAATGGGTTTTATTTGCTCAAATATCTGTAAGGATTTACCTTTACCGCTGGCGGGATTAATGAAAATCTCTAATCGTTGAGGGGAGGGGTTTGGGGGTTGATTTGACCAACTCATTTTCTGATGATTCCGGGAATTAATTAAAGGCGATCGCCTAATTTATATATTATCATATTATCATAGTAATTTATCCCAAAACCTCGCCGGATAAAATGTAAACCTCCGGGGCGAATTGGGGGATTAAGTATAGTTAAAAAAATCACAAATTTATGAGAGGATTTCCCACGTCAAAAAAATCTTCCATCCAGAGAGAACCAAGCAAGGCACCTTGATTTATAAACTCTTTGACTCCCTGCATATCTGCGGTTTTTTTAGCTTGAGTAAAACCCTGGCTATCTCGATAAAGTACCCATAACTCTTCTGGCTTTAGACTATTTACAAAAAATGGAGAATGGGTAGTTACCATTAATTGAGTATTAGCAGAAGCTGTCCGGCATTCTTCAGCCAGTTGTGGCAATAAAACCGGGTGTAAGTGATTTTCGGGTTCTTCAATGCCGACTAATTGAGGAGGTTTTGGGTCATATAATACAGTTAAATATGCCAATAGTTTTAAAGTTCCGTCTGAGGCAAATTTGGCGAGAATTGGATGAGAAAAAGGTGCGTCTTTTATTTGTAATAACAGACGACCATCTGGCATAATTGATGCTTCTACTTTTTCTAAGCGAGGAATTCGGGAAGATAAAGTTTTTAAGATTTCCTCTAAACGCTGGGGATGTTGTTCTTTTAAATATTGGATAACATTGGGTAAATTATTCCCCGTTGTGGATAATCTTTCTTGGGTTCCTGCTTCGGGAATGCTGCGGGTATTGTCGGCGGTTAAATAGGATAAATACCATCCGGTGATGAACCGCCTTAAAGCACTAACCCGGGGATGTTTGGCAAATTGCCCCAAAGTATTAACCGCTAATAATTCCGGGGAGTCAAGTTGTTCCGTGATTCTTTCGTCTTGTGGGTCTGGCATTTCCCCACTGATGACTTGTCCTTCCCCATTTTTAAAGTCCAAAAAACGGAAGGGTTTACCTTGTCCTCCTCGTCGCCAATGCAGCCATTCTTCGGCGATAAAAGGGCGATTATTTTCTTCATTGATGGCGAGATGATAGGTAATTAAAGGTGAGTCGGAGGTTTCTCGGTATTTTAATTCAATCACAATGCAGCCTTGACTATCTCGGGTGCGGAGTTCTCGAAATCTCCCCCGTCTATCCCAGGCTTTGCTGAGGCTTTCGGTAAAGCATTCAGATAGAAAGGCAAACACATCAAAAATTGTGGATTTGCCACTGCCATTGGGACCTAAAAATACGGTGAGGGGAGTAATTCTTTTTAATTCGAGATTTTGTAAGGCGCGGTAATTTATAACTTTGAGATATTCGATTTTGGGAATTGTACTCATAATTTCGCTGCTAAGACCTACTGCTAACTATAGCGGTGGGTCGGGGAATCCGCAATTGATAATAGTTGGGAAGAGTTTGTCAGGGTTTCCAGATGGTTGGATTGATGGGACTGTCCACCGGGTCAAGGGTTCCGATGTGGATTGATTAACTCTGGGGGTCTGGGGGGTTTCCAGAAGGTTTTTGGTCATTACTATCAATTAGTGCCGAGTTGAGCCATACTTATCAAGAGTTGTAGATGTGACCGAAGAATACACCAGCAAAACCTGTACTCACTGTGGTCATGTCCATTCCCAGCTAGGTGGCTCAAAAGTGTTCCGATGTCCGGAGTGGGGGTTCACTCTACCACGGGACTGGAACGGTGCTTTTGGAATCTTTCTAAAAGCTTTGCGGGATACCGCCTCTGTTATCTTTACGGGTAATAGTGCTATCGTCGCATTATCCGGGAACAACCGGAAAAATGTCGCGTAAATGTATCAGACAGGAAAAGGAGAATTTATGACGCAGCCTCTTATCCCTATCGATCAATGTCCAATTCAGATTGAGGACGATCGCACAGGTACAAATGTGGAAACTCTCAAACGGGCTTTTGCAGATAACCTGTTTTATCTTCAGGGTAAGTATGAGTCCCTGGCTACCCAGGATGACTTTTATATGGCTTTGGCTTACACTTTGCGCGATCGCCTCCTGAGTCGTTGGCTAAAGACCATGAAAACTTACATGGAGAAAGATGTTAAGGTAGTTTACTACCTCTCCGCTGAGTTTCTCATGGGTCGCCACATGGGTAATAGTCTGATTAACCTCCATCTTTATGATCGGGTACGTCAGGCCGTCGAAGAGTCTGGGTTAGACTTGGATGAAATCCTCGAACATGAACCCGACCCCGGCTTGGGTAATGGCGGTTTGGGGCGGTTAGCCGCTTGCTTCGTCGATTCCTTGGCTACTCTGGAAATTCCCGCCGTGGGTTATGGTATTCGCTACGAATTTGGGATTTTTACCCAGGCGATCCGCGATGGATGGCAAGCAGAAGTCCCTGATAAATGGTTGCGCTTTGGTAATCCTTGGGAAATTGCCCACCCTGACCAAGCCGTTGAGGTGAAATTGGGGGGCCATACCGAAATGTACCATAATGAAAAGGGAGAGTATAAGGTTCGTTGGATTCCCGCTAACCGGGTAGTCGGGATTCCCTATGATACTCCCGTTCCCGGTTATGATACTAATACGGTTAATCCCCTGCGTTTGTGGCGGGCTGAGGCTTCTGATGATTTCAATTTTGATGCCTTCAATGCTGGCAACTATGATGGCGCGGTCGCTGAAAAAATGCGATCGGAAACTATCTCTAAGGTGTTATACCCCAACGATAACACCCCCCAAGGTAAGCAATTGCGACTAGAACAACAGTTTTTCTTTGTTTCTTGTTCCCTACAGGATATTATCCGCACTCACCTACTGCGACATCCTAGCCTGCATAATCTTCATGATACCGCCGCTATCCAACTTAATGATACTCACCCGGCAGTAGCGATCGCTGAAATGATGCGATTGTTAATGGATGAACATGAGATGGACTGGAATACCGCTTGGCGGGTGACTCAAAAGACCTTCTCCTATACCAACCATACCTTACTGCCAGAAGCTCTGGAAAAATGGTCTGTGGGTTTGTTTGAATATCTACTTCCCCGCCACCTAGAGATTATCTATGAAATTAACCGCCGCTTCTTGGAGGACGTTAAACGCTGGTATCCTGGTGATGATAATTTGATCAGTCGTCTTTCTCTGATTGATGAGTCCGGCGAAAAGTATGTCCGTATGGCGAATTTGGCTTGCGTCGGTAGTCATGCTGTTAATGGCGTGGCTGCATTGCATACCCAACTCCTTAAACAAGACACTCTCCGGGATTTCTATAAGTTGTGGCCCGGAAAGTTCATTAATAAGACTAATGGTGTCACTCCCCGACGCTGGATTTTGATGTGTAATCCTAAACTCGCTGAACTTTACAACTCGAAAATCGGTGAGGGTTGGTTGAAAGACCTTAGTCAACTCAAGCAGTTGGAAAAATATGTTGATGACCCCGATTTCTGTCAGCAGTGGCGAGAAATTAAGCTGCACAATAAGCGACAGTTAGCCCAATATATCTGGGAACATAACGGCATCGAAGTTGACCCCCATTCGATGTTTGATATACAGGTGAAACGGATTCATGAGTACAAGCGTCAGCATTTGAATTTGCTGCATATTATCGCCCTGTATAATCAGATTAAGCAGAATCCTGACCAGCATATTGTACCCTGTACTTTTATCTTTGGTGGTAAGGCTGCCCCCGGTTATTTTATGGCGAAGTTGATTATCAAGCTCACTAATTCCGTGGCTGATGTCATTAACCATGATCCTGATGTTAGAGGTCGCTTAAAGATTGTTTTCCTCAACAATTTTAATGTTTCTTTGGGTCAGCGTATCTATCCGGCTGCCGATTTGTCTGAACAAGTTTCTACCGCTGGAAAAGAAGCCTCTGGAACCGGAAACATGAAGTTTGCTATGAATGGCGCGATGACTATTGGCACCTTGGATGGTGCTAATATTGAAATCCGCGAAGAAGCAGGCGAGGAAAATTTCTTCCTGTTTGGTTTGACCGCACAGGAAGTCGCTGATACTAAGGCGAAAGGTTATAATCCCAGGGATTATTATAGCAGTAATCCGTCCCTG includes:
- a CDS encoding CDP-alcohol phosphatidyltransferase family protein, which translates into the protein MADNKTFINHQNMSDTVYEKTSELPENSIVSPQSPLDKILQFFTLKIAKVLINVSWITPNGITWTSLLIGGGLAGFLILKHYYLWAVVAIVISGLLDCLDGDLARSRGIASDTGNLLDSVLDRYVDFLIISALILDNPRDNLVVGLIALLGTTMVPYIRAKSESLGRSSIASIGSRAVRTVLIIVGLLTGQIFPLLIALAVISNVAAIHRFAHALNPGNE
- a CDS encoding diacylglycerol kinase family protein; this encodes MSWSNQPPNPSPQRLEIFINPASGKGKSLQIFEQIKPILAHHNTAFNVTCTRHAGDLQNRVKNMDLSSIDGLVVVGGDGSIHEVINGLMNRQDWEKAIKTPLGIIPAGTSNGLCKTLLQEAGETYNHINATIAITRGNIQPLDILGVQQSEGESDRFYYSILSIAWGLIAAVDIKSDNLRFLGSLKTDIYALWEIWKLRHYRGKLSLITADCESPLIIEDDYILLWAMNVPWAAYNLNPAPHSHPTDGNIDVLLVRRGISKFNLIKAFLLCNKGQHLAIPGIEYYKLRGFHLDPQDGEFLAIDGEPISSAPIKVEVLPNLARVFHP
- a CDS encoding AAA family ATPase, whose amino-acid sequence is MSTIPKIEYLKVINYRALQNLELKRITPLTVFLGPNGSGKSTIFDVFAFLSECFTESLSKAWDRRGRFRELRTRDSQGCIVIELKYRETSDSPLITYHLAINEENNRPFIAEEWLHWRRGGQGKPFRFLDFKNGEGQVISGEMPDPQDERITEQLDSPELLAVNTLGQFAKHPRVSALRRFITGWYLSYLTADNTRSIPEAGTQERLSTTGNNLPNVIQYLKEQHPQRLEEILKTLSSRIPRLEKVEASIMPDGRLLLQIKDAPFSHPILAKFASDGTLKLLAYLTVLYDPKPPQLVGIEEPENHLHPVLLPQLAEECRTASANTQLMVTTHSPFFVNSLKPEELWVLYRDSQGFTQAKKTADMQGVKEFINQGALLGSLWMEDFFDVGNPLINL
- a CDS encoding glycogen/starch/alpha-glucan phosphorylase, producing MTQPLIPIDQCPIQIEDDRTGTNVETLKRAFADNLFYLQGKYESLATQDDFYMALAYTLRDRLLSRWLKTMKTYMEKDVKVVYYLSAEFLMGRHMGNSLINLHLYDRVRQAVEESGLDLDEILEHEPDPGLGNGGLGRLAACFVDSLATLEIPAVGYGIRYEFGIFTQAIRDGWQAEVPDKWLRFGNPWEIAHPDQAVEVKLGGHTEMYHNEKGEYKVRWIPANRVVGIPYDTPVPGYDTNTVNPLRLWRAEASDDFNFDAFNAGNYDGAVAEKMRSETISKVLYPNDNTPQGKQLRLEQQFFFVSCSLQDIIRTHLLRHPSLHNLHDTAAIQLNDTHPAVAIAEMMRLLMDEHEMDWNTAWRVTQKTFSYTNHTLLPEALEKWSVGLFEYLLPRHLEIIYEINRRFLEDVKRWYPGDDNLISRLSLIDESGEKYVRMANLACVGSHAVNGVAALHTQLLKQDTLRDFYKLWPGKFINKTNGVTPRRWILMCNPKLAELYNSKIGEGWLKDLSQLKQLEKYVDDPDFCQQWREIKLHNKRQLAQYIWEHNGIEVDPHSMFDIQVKRIHEYKRQHLNLLHIIALYNQIKQNPDQHIVPCTFIFGGKAAPGYFMAKLIIKLTNSVADVINHDPDVRGRLKIVFLNNFNVSLGQRIYPAADLSEQVSTAGKEASGTGNMKFAMNGAMTIGTLDGANIEIREEAGEENFFLFGLTAQEVADTKAKGYNPRDYYSSNPSLKAVIDRIAAGYFSHGDKELFKPLVDSLMYHDQYMLFADYQAYVDCHKQVSKTYSDQDKWTRMSILNALRMAKFSSDRTIREYCNEIWNVQPVPIEMEEYSQENAGLNLGK